In Nymphalis io chromosome 11, ilAglIoxx1.1, whole genome shotgun sequence, one genomic interval encodes:
- the LOC126771819 gene encoding nuclear pore membrane glycoprotein 210, producing MGHLYKIVGVLITFYYLTTICDSAKINTPRVLLPWFENLNVNFTFEIIEGGCYSWSLSRDDIIDLEPLYDDTWGHCSRSARVSVSKISVPPGLVIILAEDVNTGEILRGDVDIDKIASLKILSTTRDLYLEQAPEAFEVVAYDETGNKFTTLEGVSFTWTISNVGSIYGQIPLVNLVRWSDTDYEAPKGVDELEYQGLHSYSVLLYGQAMGEALVTVCLGQICTDLNLRVVASVVLTPATAFIVPGDTLRYRVVRAQAGRLTMQDVADTLYNMNVPDNSVAVLEDTISLVRGVEVGTSLVYLMSGVTNVATATLSVVEPFSIRVTIRPSNLLIHGDVFIIHCIVFDEEGHAITAGQEMLIRLTVEGNANVDLLRSTENGTITDAIAQNAGDFTVTARLYSIAGRTLLKTVEGQASAVVVDPLEILPPELLIAWTDTIQDVQLHHRGGGNEDVTWSESETSNSALSLAPTGMLTVRGVGQLDVRVHLTKYPHIRATGSVRAAAAEAVRVSSSGAARVGRAHALHVALTHTHPLTGELHNFHRCNCGSFAVSLLEGPEPLNVTAATWIEPMDGACCVLQCVWASRGVSTVRVSRGRAGDTARVLVRAAPALVWPPHVAALVGATLPVVAEGETLSPQSSDPRVTSLSARDETSPLRYPDAQLFTVTCRRKGDARLELVSFTEDEKESVELEAACAPHVSRIRLEPPDTPGNCSGGPRIWLRPGQEVTVKVTLFDAIGRELLDEQGPSVSWEVQPNHVGIEYRSNDRLFVETNPEFAPVPVPHKYYQLVVANEQAIGWSGVLKAAIPDAAATIQAKVVAPLKCEPLKVNTAWESESVPNIATISGGSGKYAVEVPKGVTASVEGGRLSATVPAPGSYDLHVIDLCVGGERQLIEVNVEEVLSVEVSTARAVCVDGCVPISALVKGISHRYLSTSREPDWKYTGQIVVKDGNLCGLKEGSGRVRASFGGVRSPEVEVVVFPALRVEPPSARVPAGGRVQLRRAGGPPAHLATLHYRATSGQQHLQVSSSGLAQGLSTGTARVKLVALDIANVELASAEAEIEVVPIANLRVRAATQTLLVGRPGPVWVAAGGLSASALGSLQPAPRVTWSLRDPTSARLYTTHVDDLLERSVAEGLSVRVVPLKPGVITLDVRVRNMGQIAETRSWDSTIEILGVSDIRMSIDGLSDLMAGDRLALAVGAMVRLKSLPRGTWSAYEDGAFEVNNIGEVRGLRPGHGVIVVKHKDERNNIDREAVVHVEVSRPQYCTAEPAGEADEVGVRLVMRSALGRELLAPQANVSRAAPRADGAPGNELVMAGLDAAGAFMTFQSSIGGTTVTDEVWVVGSDISANKVTAAGSWAICLEGVGWRAPPHVSLYPGAGLTLAVLDADAPARHTLRLDRPPTSVTVHQIPIHRMEFLPGEWPSSFVPLIIEGSGLTSSPLLCTEEQKYALEGIQVELPYSCRTKTPHTAQATLDIPSGQLGCSIVTASQVTVASEVELCAEWGVSRTCTKVQLLPKIKVSETKVSLLNPPTTFTINGHPHALKFVKLSTSPGLKLEMNTNDGEINVSVKSETVTCGIGWVNVISKLTSQEMKVEVERECDIACGTLLGALLTLLMPYLPTLVTVLAIAAGYLYVQSRLNKKGKIQMPTEPAQPVGPETPQLRSRTWSRSPYATGGPAAPVYGDTSVLPDASFSPNSTRIHSRFL from the exons GTAATAAATTTACAACTTTAGAGGGAGTGAGCTTCACTTGGACCATTAGCAATGTTGGGAGTATTTATGGTCAAATTCCTTTGGTGAA cctTGTTCGATGGAGTGATACAGATTATGAAGCACCCAAAGGTGTTGATGAGCTGGAATATCAGGGATTGCATTCTTATTCAGTGTTGCTGTATGGACAAGCTATGGGCGAGGCCTTAGTGACAGTTTGCCTTGGACAAATTTGTACCGATTTGAATTTACGAGTTGTTGCAAGTGTTGTTTTGACTCCTGCAACAGCTTTCATTGTCCCCGGCGATACTTTACGCTATAG agtCGTACGAGCTCAGGCTGGTCGTTTAACAATGCAAGATGTTGCGGACACACTATACAACATGAACGTTCCAGACAATTCAGTTGCTGTTCTTGAAGATACTATAAGCCTTGTCCGAGGCGTGGAAGTTGGAACATCCCTAGTTTATCTCATGTCAGGGGTCACTAATGTTGCAACAGCCACATTGTCAGTCGTTGAACCTTTTTCAATCAGGGTGACAATAAGACCGTCCAACTTGTTAATACATGGagatgtttttataatacattgtaTTGTGTTTGATGAAGAAGGTCATGCTATAACTGCAGGTCAAGAAATGTTAATTAGATTAACAGTAGAAGGCAATGCTAATGTAGATTTACTGAGGTCAACTGAGAATGGAACGATCACTGATGCTATAGCTCAGAATGCAGGCGATTTCACTGTTACAGCTAGACTGTATTCTATAGCTGGTAGAACTTTATTGAAAACG GTCGAAGGGCAAGCTTCAGCTGTGGTCGTTGATCCGTTAGAAATCCTACCACCAGAACTTTTGATAGCATGGACAGACACAATtca AGATGTTCAACTACACCATCGTGGGGGCGGTAACGAAGACGTCACGTGGTCTGAAAGTGAAACTTCAAACTCGGCTCTCTCGCTCGCACCAACGGGCATGCTCACTGTTCGGGGAGTCGGACAACTGGATGTTCGCGTACATCTCACAAAATATCCGCACATAAGAGCTACTGGCAG CgtgcgcgcggcggcggcggaggCGGTGCGCGTGTCGAGCTCGGGCGCGGCGCGGGTGGGGCGCGCGCACGCGCTGCACGTGGCGCTCACGCACACGCACCCGCTCACCGGCGAGCTGCACAACTTCCATCG ATGTAACTGTGGCTCCTTCGCTGTGTCCCTACTGGAAGGTCCTGAGCCCCTAAACGTGACAGCTGCGACTTGGATAGAACCTATGG ATGGCGCGTGCTGCGTGCTGCAGTGCGTGTGGGCGTCGCGCGGCGTGTCGACGGTGCGCGTGTCGCGCGGGCGCGCGGGTGACACGGCGCGCGTGTTGGTGCGCGCGGCGCCGGCGCTTGTGTGGCCGCCGCACGTAGCCGCGCTCGTGGGCGCCACGCTGCCG GTGGTGGCGGAGGGCGAGACGCTATCGCCTCAGTCCAGTGACCCGCGCGTGACCTCACTGAGCGCGCGTGACGAGACTAGTCCGCTACGCTACCCTGACGCACAGCTCTTCACCGTTACATGTCGAAGG AAAGGCGATGCCCGTCTCGAATTAGTGTCATTTACTGAGGACGAGAAAGAGTCCGTTGAGCTGGAGGCGGCGTGCGCCCCACACGTGTCGAGGATCCGCCTGGAGCCGCCCGACACGCCTGGGAACTGTTCGGGGGGACCGAG GATATGGTTGCGACCAGGGCAAGAGGTGACAGTTAAAGTTACACTCTTCGACGCCATTGGAAGGGAACTATTAGATGAACAAGGACCGAGTGTATCATGGGAGGTCCAACCGAACCATGTTGGAATAGAATACAGATCTAACGATAGATTGTTTGTTGAGACAAATCCAGAGTTTGCTCCTGTACCAGTTCCTCATAAATATTATcag cttGTAGTGGCGAATGAACAAGCAATAGGATGGAGTGGAGTGCTCAAAGCTGCTATTCCTGACGCTGCGGCCACTATTCAAGCTAAAGTCGTAGCCCCGTTGAAGTGTGAACCATTAAAA GTGAATACGGCATGGGAAAGTGAATCTGTCCCGAACATAGCAACAATATCAGGAGGTAGTGGGAAGTATGCAGTAGAGGTGCCTAAAGGAGTCACAGCCAGTGTAGAAGGCGGTAGACTCTCCGCAACCGTTCCAGCACCGGGGTCTTATGACCTACATGTGATCGACTTGTGTGTAGGTGGAGAGAGGCAGCTTATTGAG GTCAATGTTGAAGAAGTTCTCAGTGTCGAAGTGTCAACAGCTCGTGCGGTTTGCGTCGACGGCTGCGTTCCTATAAGTGCCTTGGTTAAAGGAATATCGCATAGATACTTGAGCACAAGCAGGGAACCGGATTGGAAGTATACCGGCCAAATTGTCGTGAAGGATGGAAACCTATGTGGGTTGAAGGAAGGGTCTGGCCGAGTTCGTGCTTCCTTCGGTGGTGTTCGGAGTCCTGAAGTTGAG GTGGTGGTGTTCCCGGCGCTGCGCGTGGAGCCGCCGTCGGCGCGCGTGCCGGCGGGCGGGCGCGTGCAGCTGCGGCGCGCGGGCGGGCCCCCCGCGCACCTCGCCACGCTGCACTACCGCGCCACGAGCGGACAGCAGCACTTGCAG GTGTCGTCATCGGGCTTAGCGCAAGGTTTGTCTACTGGAACTGCACGCGTAAAATTGGTCGCACTGGACATAGCTAACGTAGAACTAGCAAGTGCTGAGGCAGAAATCGAG GTGGTACCCATCGCGAACCTGCGCGTGCGAGCTGCCACGCAGACGTTGCTGGTAGGCCGGCCAGGCCCCGTGTGGGTGGCGGCGGGCGGTCTGTCGGCCAGCGCGCTGGGCTCGCTGCAGCCTGCGCCGCGCGTCACGTGGAGCCTGCGCGACCCCACCTCCGCGCGCCTCTACACCACGCACGTGGACG ATCTGCTAGAGAGGTCGGTGGCAGAAGGGCTGTCGGTGCGCGTTGTTCCTTTAAAGCCTGGCGTCATTACGCTTGACGTACGAGTACGGAATATGGGACAG atAGCGGAAACGAGATCCTGGGATAGTACAATTGAAATCCTTGGCGTATCGGACATACGGATGTCAATCGACGGTCTCTCGGACTTAATGGCCGGTGATCGCTTGGCTCTGGCAGTTGGCGCAATGGTGCGCTTGAAGTCTTTACCAAGAGGCACTTGGTCCGCATATGAGGATGGTGCATTCGAAGTGAATAACATTGGTGAAGTGAGAGGATTAAGACCTGGGCACGGGGTCATTGTTGTAAAACATAAGGACGAGAGAAATAACATTGACAGAGAAGCG GTGGTTCACGTGGAGGTGTCGAGGCCGCAGTACTGCACGGCGGAGCCGGCGGGCGAGGCGGACGAGGTGGGAGTGCGGCTTGTAATGCGCAGCGCGCTCGGCCGCGAGCTACTGGCGCCGCAAGCCAACGTGTCGCGAGCCGCGCCGCGCGCCGACGG TGCCCCGGGTAATGAACTGGTTATGGCCGGCTTAGATGCAGCCGGAGCGTTTATGACCTTCCAAAGTTCTATAGGCGGCACTACTGTCACTGACGAAGTTTGGGTTGTTGGTTCCGATATAAGCGCTAACAAGGTTACAG CCGCCGGCAGCTGGGCGATATGCCTCGAGGGAGTCGGCTGGCGAGCTCCTCCGCACGTGAGCCTGTACCCGGGCGCCGGCCTCACGCTGGCCGTGCTCGACGCGGACGCGCCCGCCCGGCACACCTTGCGCCTCGACCGCCCGCCCACCTCCGTCACCGTACACCAGATACCCATTCACAGG ATGGAGTTTCTACCAGGCGAATGGCCTTCTTCATTTGTACCCTTAATCATTGAAGGGTCCGGTCTCACATCAAGTCCGCTTTTATGTACAGAAGAACAAAAGTATGCACTGGAAGGCATTCAAGTTGAATTACCCTATTCTTGTCGTACAAAAACGCCCCATACTGCTCAAGCAACACTGGATATTCCCAGTG gTCAATTGGGTTGTTCAATAGTGACAGCAAGTCAGGTCACAGTAGCATCTGAGGTTGAACTGTGCGCTGAATGGGGCGTATCACGAACTTGTACTAAAGTGCAACTTCtacctaaaataaaagtatcagAAACGAAAGTATCACTTCTAAACCCCCCTACTACCTTCACTATAAACGGACATCCACATGCATTGAAGTTTGTTAAATTAAGTACATCTCCGGGGTTGAAACTCGAAATGAATACGAATGATGGCGAAATAAATGTTTCGGTGAAAAGTGAAACAGTTACATGTGGAATCGGTTGGGTTAATGTGATATCTAAGTTGACGTCACAAGAGATGAAAGTTGAGGTTGAAAGAGAATGTGATATTGCTTGTGGTACATTACTCGGGGCATTATTAACACTTCTAATGCCATATTTACCAACATTAGTCACGGTATTGGCTATTGCAGCTGGCTATTTATATG TTCAATCGAGGCTCAATAAAAAAGGCAAGATCCAAATGCCGACCGAGCCGGCTCAGCCCGTGGGGCCGGAGACGCCGCAGCTACGCAGCCGCACGTGGTCGCGCAGCCCGTACGCCACCGGCGGGCCCGCCGCGCCCGTCTACGGCGACACCAGCGTGTTGCCGGACGCCAGCTTCTCGCCCAACTCTACGAGGATTCACTCGAGATTCCTTTAG
- the LOC126772035 gene encoding protein OSCP1, producing MSHFATPFIVINLGCEMIYVIDQRLKAQKIPLDKSERVITDIVSVLLHPKLLDELFIPQPAATHGVIKQLLQDISATSIMKLDDYSMSKLWDLMTMIFKWQLSVATNQNIFDISRRHLRSVATLMPEYFPKEIFENALKKIDIVAQKFTDDDYHCLYSALIIWFSEYHTKISVLLRLGLQKKDGTFCLPYTLNPNFLKKIGENIYKYDNTKKKEDEYSPDTSEVNCLLASIESSPSISGVIKLKLPIELGNENFENKILKIDKHIEYKNITALIKNKNKNSDLTYTANILKSPQEDLLEMLKE from the exons atgtcccACTTTGCTACACCTTTTATTGTGATCAACTTAGGTTGTGAAATGATCTATGTGATTGATCAGAGATTAAAAGCGCAGAAAATACCATTGGATAAATCTGAAAGAG taattaCAGATATTGTCTCCGTGTTACTCCATCCTAAGCTTCTGGATGAGCTATTTATACCTCAACCGGCAGCGACACATGGGGTTATTAAGCAACTACTTCAGGATATTTCTGCCACATCTATTATGAAACTCGACGACTATTCCATGAGTAAATTATGGGATCTTATGACTATGATATTCAAATGGCAGCTATCTGTTgcaacaaatcaaaatatttttgacattagCCGGCGGCATTTGCGTAGTGTAGCTACACTCATGCCTGAATATTTCCCGAAAGAAATTTTCGAAAATGCTttgaaaaaaatagatatagtaGCCCAAAAATTTACAGACGATGACTATCATTGCTTATATAGCGCATTAATTATCTGGTTTTCTGAATATCACACTAAAATTTCCGTTCTTCTTAGACTGGGTTTACAGAAAAAGGACGGAACATTTTGTCTACCCTATACGTTAAAtccaaattttttaaaaaaaataggagaaaatatatacaaatacgataatactaaaaaaaaagaagatgaATACAGTCCGGATACCAGTGAAGTAAATTGTCTTTTGGCATCAATAGAAAGTTCACCTAGTATATCAggagttattaaattaaaattacctaTAGAATTGGGAAatgaaaattttgaaaacaaaatacttaaaatagacaaacatattgaatataagaatattacagcactcataaaaaataaaaataagaacagCGATCTTACATACACGgccaatatattaaaatcacctcAAGAAGATCTTTTAGAAATgctaaaagaataa